One window from the genome of Nicotiana sylvestris chromosome 9, ASM39365v2, whole genome shotgun sequence encodes:
- the LOC138877469 gene encoding uncharacterized protein, with the protein MAPPDWLAGRRRKMMPYLFRDHLGSFGHGCKARNAGEQGSTAKPNSFRLSPKVYDYRKSNHLCFRGGEKYAPGHQFKKKQLNSMKGEVEPIPECTDAVEEQPCADLIIEGELEQEVMEALCMNALSCDNRGVNTILVKGTIRNSKLMLIDSGSTNSFIDANTVKETGYQARHCPLVRVTVADGNYVMYTSICTGYQWKMQGRPFQEDLLIIPLGGYDMVMGNDWMKKHNPTKFDHEKMCYHWKERNKLVLQGVSEKGKLNMISTGTMGNMLNKDQALIAHLFMMSSLVAEDQEPIEQAIQEVLHLYPDVFVEPKSLPPVRTLDHTISLKPRAMPVSLRPYRYNYYQKDELERQVDLRASYHHIRMKVDDVYKIAFRTPLCHYEFRVIPFELTNAPATFQALMNQVFQPFPRIDAFKWNIEADLAFAALKKDMCSTPVFSLPDYTQNGIGAILMQGRRPVTYFSKVLAQKHREIAHSYEGDTQAAELFGQISVNIQGPNIWNYSSSLLRRKGKIYIGANSGLRIQLISTFHDSHIGGH; encoded by the exons ATGGCACCACCGGATTGGTTGGCCGGGAGGCGGAGGAAGATGATGCCTTATCTTTTTAGGGACCATCTTGGAAGTTTTGGCCATGGTTGTAAGGCAAGGAATGCTGGTGAACAGGGAT CTACAGCCAAGCCAAACTCCTTTAGACTTAGCCCTAAAGTCTATGATTACAGGAAGAGCAATCATCTATGTTTTAGAGGTGGTGAAAAGTATGCTCCAGGTCATCAATTCAAGAAAAAGCAACTGAACAGTATGAAGGGAGAAGTAGAGCCAATTCCTGAATGTACTGATGCAGTAGAAGAGCAACCTTGTGCAGACTTGATCATTGAAGGAGAGTTGGAGCAGGAAGTCATGGAAGCGCTGTGCATGAATGCCCTATCATGTGACAATAGAGGAGTCAATACCATATTGGTCAAAGGTACCATAAGAAATAGTAAACTAATGCTAATAGATTCTGGCAGCACCAATAGTTTCATTGATGCTAATACAGTCAAGGAGACAGGCTACCAGGCTAGGCATTGCCCACTAGTGAGAGTGACAGTTGCTGATGGGAACTACGTCATGTATACCTCTATTTGCACAGGATATCAGTGGAAGATGCAAGGTAGACCTTTTCAAGAAGACTTACTAATCATTCCACTAGGAGGCTATGACATGGTGATGGGCAATGATTGGATGAAGAAGCACAACCCCACTAAGTTTGATCATGAAAAGATGTGTTACCAttggaaagaaagaaataaattaGTGTTGCAGGGTGTTTCTGAAAAGGGCAAACTAAACATGATCTCAACTGGAACCATGGGAAATATGTTGAATAAGGACCAAGCTCTGATAGCTCATTTGTTCATGATGAGCTCATTGGTGGCAGAAGATCAGGAACCGATAGAACAGGCAATTCAAGAGGTGTTACACCTATATCCTGATGTGTTTGTAGAACCTAAATCTCTGCCCCCTGTAAGGACCCTAGACCACACCATTTCCTTGAAACCTAGAGCCATGCCAGTCAGTCTAAGGCCCTACAGGTACAATTATTATCAGAAAGATGAGCTAGAAAGACAG GTGGATTTGAGAGCGAGTTATCACCATATCAGAATGAAGGTAGATGATGTTTACAAGATAGCTTTTAGAACTCCTTTATGCCATTATGAGTTTAGAGTTATTCCATTTGAGTTAACAAATGCACCTGCTACCTTCCAGGCTTTGATGAACCAGGTTTTTCAGCCCTTCCCTAGAAT AGATGCTTTTAAATGGAATATTGAAGCTGATTTAGCTTTTGCAGCTCTCAAGAAAGATATGTGTTCTACCCCGGTGTTTTCCCTACCTGATTATACCCAAAATGGCATTGGTGCTATATTGATGCAAGGAAGAAGACCAGTAACTTATTTTAGCAAGGTCTTGGCTCAGAAACACAGAG AGATAGCACACAGTTATGAAGGAGATACTCAAGCTGCAGAGTTATTCGGTCAGATATCAGTAAATATACAAGGGCCTAACATTTGGAATTACTCTTCTAGCTTACTtagaaggaaaggaaaaatcTATATTGGGGCTAATAGTGGTCTCAGAATTCAGCTGATCTCAACATTCCATGACTCTCATATAGGTGGACACTAA